In Thermospira aquatica, the following proteins share a genomic window:
- a CDS encoding 2-oxoacid:acceptor oxidoreductase family protein, with amino-acid sequence MKEQVILSGFGGQGILSAGFLLAEASMQAGLNVTYYPSYGAEMRGGAANCHVVISDGEIYSPVIAGADTLIALSGPAFEKFSPLVKASGTILVDKSVQTKNVAARVIALPFEEVALKEVGNIRVLNTLILGTYAALHASWLKKEWLENALKHKFATKGEKVINLNLKALDRGYTLLS; translated from the coding sequence ATGAAAGAACAGGTGATTTTATCAGGATTTGGGGGACAGGGAATACTTTCAGCTGGCTTTCTCCTTGCTGAGGCTTCGATGCAAGCTGGTCTCAACGTAACCTATTACCCCTCGTATGGAGCAGAGATGCGCGGTGGTGCAGCAAACTGCCATGTGGTTATTTCAGACGGGGAGATTTACTCTCCTGTGATTGCTGGCGCTGACACCCTGATTGCCCTGAGTGGCCCTGCGTTTGAAAAGTTTTCTCCCCTGGTCAAAGCAAGTGGCACTATCCTCGTCGACAAAAGCGTTCAGACAAAAAACGTTGCAGCCAGGGTAATTGCCCTCCCCTTTGAAGAAGTAGCGCTGAAAGAAGTGGGCAACATCCGTGTGCTTAATACGTTGATTCTTGGAACATACGCAGCCCTTCATGCCTCATGGCTCAAAAAAGAATGGCTTGAAAACGCCCTGAAACACAAGTTTGCCACAAAAGGAGAAAAAGTCATCAACCTAAACCTTAAAGCGTTGGACAGGGGATATACTCTTTTGTCTTGA
- a CDS encoding peptidase U32 family protein: MRNIELLAPAKDVVTAKAAIDAGADAVYIGGPAYSARMNAHNSLEDIAEVIHYAHGFHVRVYVTINTLLFDDELPVVEKLIHQLYEMGVDALIVQDMGILMLDLPPVPLFASTQCHITTPEKARFLEEVGFKRLILERNLSLSEIQAIREATTVELEAFVHGAICISYSGQCYLSYALGGRSGNRGQCAQPCRLSYQLFDRYHNPLGKPRYWLSPRDMCQIENLEALVDAGVTSFKIEGRLKDADYVTNVVAAYRQKLDEIRAKRGYPVRDTVEFGFQPELVKSFNRGFTSYWLQGKEKTTESVLSLYTQKSIGEYLGEVTFVNKSFFLLDRPHNVVAGDGICYFDWQKNLQGARVNTVKDGKIFSDGVAFIRRGYKIYRNHDEAFTRFLETHPPKRFVFVSFLLEELLHGVALTVTDESGLSVREDFPCEKNYAENPIQATEVISRQLGKLGNTPYRLKEFIFRWEKPLFIPIGVLNEWRRQMIHALHQQRIQSFTREEKRNVLPESITTPLADHEWDFRLNVLNEKARLFYEKYGFRVKEWGAEKGKDLTNCLVMTTRTCIRLELGLCERYTHYEGQGKECLKGIPEPLEPLYLATRYTLLRLEFDCQMCEMRVYLVSHTKR, translated from the coding sequence ATGAGGAATATAGAACTTCTTGCTCCAGCAAAAGATGTTGTTACAGCAAAGGCGGCTATAGATGCGGGAGCAGATGCTGTGTACATAGGTGGTCCAGCCTATAGTGCCCGAATGAATGCCCATAATAGCCTTGAGGATATTGCCGAGGTTATTCACTATGCTCATGGCTTTCATGTCAGGGTGTATGTGACTATCAATACTCTTCTTTTTGATGATGAGCTTCCTGTGGTAGAAAAACTGATCCATCAGTTGTATGAGATGGGCGTTGATGCTCTTATCGTGCAGGACATGGGAATCCTTATGCTGGATCTTCCTCCTGTTCCTCTTTTTGCCAGTACCCAGTGTCATATCACTACCCCGGAAAAGGCGCGTTTCCTTGAAGAGGTGGGTTTCAAGAGGCTGATTCTGGAGAGAAATCTCTCTCTTTCGGAGATACAGGCTATTCGTGAGGCCACTACTGTTGAACTTGAGGCTTTTGTGCATGGGGCTATCTGTATCAGTTATAGTGGCCAGTGCTATCTGAGTTATGCTTTGGGGGGACGAAGTGGTAACCGGGGACAGTGTGCTCAACCGTGTCGTCTTTCTTATCAACTTTTCGATAGATACCATAATCCTCTCGGGAAACCACGCTACTGGCTTTCTCCCAGGGACATGTGTCAGATTGAGAACCTCGAGGCACTTGTTGATGCTGGTGTCACCTCTTTTAAAATTGAAGGGCGATTAAAAGACGCTGATTATGTTACCAACGTGGTGGCTGCCTACCGTCAAAAACTTGACGAAATTCGTGCCAAACGAGGGTATCCTGTAAGGGATACGGTGGAATTTGGTTTTCAACCCGAGCTTGTAAAATCTTTTAATCGGGGATTTACTTCGTACTGGTTGCAGGGAAAGGAAAAAACAACGGAGAGTGTGCTTTCCCTCTATACTCAAAAATCAATAGGGGAGTACCTTGGTGAGGTAACTTTTGTGAATAAATCTTTTTTTCTTTTGGATAGACCACACAATGTCGTGGCGGGGGATGGAATCTGTTATTTTGATTGGCAGAAAAACCTCCAGGGTGCCCGGGTGAATACTGTAAAGGATGGGAAAATCTTTAGTGATGGGGTGGCGTTTATCCGTCGAGGCTATAAAATCTATCGTAATCATGACGAAGCGTTTACCCGTTTCTTGGAGACGCATCCACCGAAAAGGTTTGTGTTTGTTTCCTTTCTTCTGGAAGAATTGCTTCACGGGGTGGCTCTCACGGTTACTGATGAGTCGGGTTTGTCTGTGAGAGAGGATTTTCCCTGTGAGAAAAACTATGCCGAAAATCCTATCCAGGCGACGGAGGTTATTTCCAGACAATTGGGGAAACTTGGCAACACCCCTTATCGATTGAAGGAATTCATTTTCCGTTGGGAAAAGCCTCTTTTTATCCCTATAGGTGTACTTAACGAATGGCGACGTCAGATGATACATGCCCTTCATCAACAGAGAATCCAGAGTTTTACTCGAGAAGAGAAACGAAATGTTTTGCCAGAAAGTATCACAACTCCCCTTGCAGACCATGAATGGGATTTTCGTCTTAATGTCCTTAACGAAAAGGCACGGCTGTTTTATGAAAAATATGGTTTTCGTGTCAAGGAGTGGGGGGCAGAGAAGGGGAAAGATCTTACCAATTGTCTTGTCATGACGACAAGAACGTGTATTCGTCTGGAACTGGGCTTGTGTGAACGTTATACTCATTACGAAGGGCAGGGAAAAGAATGTCTCAAAGGAATACCCGAACCACTTGAGCCTCTGTATCTTGCGACCCGGTATACTCTTTTAAGGTTAGAATTTGACTGTCAGATGTGCGAGATGCGTGTTTATCTTGTTTCTCATACCAAACGGTAG
- a CDS encoding BatD family protein, with protein sequence MVKYWWYFFLLPLSLWGLEVSLEPEEIGRDEVAILTISHSEPIENISLPQVEGLQFQNQGVSQFSSLQIINGKTTKTVLFQYSYAIIPSREGKFSIPSFEITDKKKNTYHTDPLVLRVVKQTASKPTRPNNQETFILPRLFYQLEPNKTFAFQNELIILTGYLVSDTKEALFYPLQMIRPLIANNCVLYDGTSFLSSEIKKHQNYWYRPIHQWALFGVEAGALPIGAPQMIVVTPVGQVNLPIENIVLDIRKQTTFIYRGKLEGHTSLSSAIITQGSSIAYTITLRGTGNLTMFSDLLRGVILSNLTVSPAKTKLVLTNWGKEPEFVQTLSYQITPESSGSYTIPSLTISYETIHGEKRQLHLPPQSFEVLPAFPDPGEFTYLPVTGKTIRYVGQSPLFWLLVFVLGVFPFVFEWWARHKTKLSQDESYARHIRSLTRMDEYFTEAETLLKKQDSHQFAQTFYKTLFSFLLDRERMPRNLDKRQLFEKLKKHSWSNEEIETLKFLFQKLESLAYAPSVESSQLHEIYEKATNLLKKHYRLV encoded by the coding sequence ATGGTAAAGTACTGGTGGTATTTTTTTCTCCTTCCTCTTTCTCTTTGGGGACTAGAGGTTAGTCTCGAACCCGAAGAGATAGGAAGAGACGAGGTGGCGATTCTTACCATATCCCACAGTGAACCCATCGAAAATATCTCCCTTCCTCAGGTAGAGGGCCTGCAATTCCAGAATCAAGGGGTATCTCAGTTTTCCTCACTCCAGATTATCAATGGCAAAACCACCAAAACAGTCCTTTTTCAGTACAGTTACGCCATCATCCCCTCCAGAGAAGGCAAATTCTCCATCCCCTCTTTTGAAATAACGGACAAGAAAAAAAACACCTACCACACTGATCCGTTGGTACTTCGCGTCGTAAAACAAACAGCGTCAAAACCCACAAGACCAAACAACCAGGAAACTTTTATCCTGCCAAGACTTTTTTACCAGCTTGAACCAAATAAAACCTTTGCCTTCCAGAATGAACTCATCATTCTCACAGGTTATCTGGTCAGTGATACCAAAGAGGCTCTTTTCTACCCCTTACAAATGATCAGACCCCTCATAGCAAACAACTGTGTTTTATACGATGGTACCTCTTTTCTCTCGTCAGAGATAAAAAAACATCAAAACTACTGGTATCGTCCCATTCATCAGTGGGCACTCTTTGGAGTAGAAGCCGGTGCTCTCCCCATCGGTGCTCCACAAATGATTGTGGTGACTCCTGTAGGACAGGTTAATCTCCCAATAGAAAATATCGTGCTTGATATCCGAAAACAAACAACGTTCATCTACCGTGGAAAACTAGAAGGCCATACATCTCTCTCTTCTGCTATCATCACCCAGGGATCAAGTATAGCGTATACCATCACCCTCCGTGGAACAGGAAATCTCACCATGTTTTCAGATCTCCTCCGAGGAGTAATTCTTTCTAACCTTACTGTTTCTCCAGCCAAAACAAAGCTTGTTCTCACCAACTGGGGAAAAGAACCAGAGTTTGTCCAGACGCTCTCTTATCAGATAACCCCAGAATCTTCTGGAAGTTACACCATACCATCCCTCACCATTTCCTATGAAACCATACATGGCGAAAAGCGCCAGCTCCATCTTCCTCCTCAGAGTTTTGAGGTTCTGCCTGCCTTCCCTGACCCTGGAGAATTCACGTATCTTCCTGTAACGGGAAAAACCATTCGCTATGTGGGACAATCGCCTCTTTTCTGGCTATTGGTATTTGTGCTTGGAGTTTTCCCCTTTGTTTTTGAATGGTGGGCACGCCACAAAACAAAACTCTCTCAAGACGAAAGTTATGCCCGACACATTCGCTCTCTCACCAGGATGGACGAATACTTTACCGAGGCAGAAACCCTTCTCAAAAAGCAAGATTCCCACCAGTTTGCCCAGACTTTTTATAAAACGCTTTTCAGCTTTCTCCTGGATAGGGAAAGAATGCCCCGCAACCTTGACAAAAGACAACTCTTCGAGAAACTAAAAAAACATAGTTGGAGTAACGAAGAAATAGAAACTCTCAAATTTTTATTTCAAAAACTTGAGTCCCTCGCTTATGCCCCCTCAGTGGAGAGTTCTCAGCTACACGAAATATACGAAAAGGCAACCAACCTTCTCAAAAAACACTACCGTTTGGTATGA
- the hemL gene encoding glutamate-1-semialdehyde 2,1-aminomutase, with the protein MNTNLYREAQRYLVGGVNSPVRSFKMVNLPPLFAKKAKGKYLYDYEGNKYTDYCLSWGAIILGHNHPIPKKELHKALQKGTSFGFCHLYETRLARLIQQAFPSMEKMRFVNSGTEAVMSAIRVARGFTKRKFIVKFDGCYHGHSDSLLVKSGSGLSEIKESSSEGVPTEVISQTLSLPFNNTEKLTEIFKKHGKEIACVILEPIPANMGVILPHETFLFTIEKLCKEYETLLIFDEVITGFRVALGGAQELFGIQPDLTILGKIIGGGLPIGCFGGKEEIMKHLAPEGNVYQAGTLSGNPLSMRAGFSVLHFLLRYPSIYTSMRELLKDFQKEWQRKKLPYTLSVFSTMFSVFYTSKEVDNFHDAQQQDIQAFQKIYKKLLENGILFPPSCFEGCFLSMKHKAKDLEKIIEIFCDNVKNIL; encoded by the coding sequence ATGAATACCAATCTTTATAGAGAAGCCCAACGTTACCTGGTAGGTGGGGTCAACTCCCCTGTCAGAAGCTTTAAAATGGTCAATCTTCCCCCTCTTTTTGCAAAGAAAGCAAAAGGAAAATATCTCTATGATTACGAAGGAAACAAATACACTGATTACTGCCTTTCCTGGGGAGCTATCATTTTGGGGCATAATCATCCTATCCCGAAAAAGGAACTTCACAAAGCCCTCCAAAAGGGAACAAGCTTTGGATTCTGTCATCTTTACGAAACCCGTTTAGCGCGACTCATTCAACAAGCTTTCCCTTCCATGGAAAAAATGCGCTTTGTCAATTCTGGAACAGAAGCTGTGATGAGTGCCATAAGGGTTGCCAGAGGTTTTACTAAACGAAAATTCATCGTAAAATTTGATGGATGCTACCATGGCCATTCCGATAGTCTCCTTGTGAAGAGTGGTTCTGGACTCAGCGAAATAAAAGAATCCTCCAGTGAAGGAGTACCGACAGAAGTTATTTCCCAAACTCTCTCACTCCCCTTTAATAATACTGAAAAGCTCACAGAAATTTTTAAAAAACATGGAAAAGAAATAGCCTGTGTAATCCTTGAACCCATACCTGCCAATATGGGGGTAATCCTTCCTCACGAAACCTTTTTGTTCACCATTGAGAAACTCTGCAAAGAGTATGAGACCTTACTAATTTTTGATGAGGTTATTACAGGCTTTAGAGTAGCCCTGGGAGGAGCACAGGAGCTTTTTGGAATTCAACCGGATCTTACAATTTTAGGGAAAATCATCGGAGGCGGATTGCCCATAGGATGCTTTGGAGGAAAAGAAGAAATTATGAAACATCTCGCCCCCGAGGGCAATGTGTACCAAGCTGGCACTCTTTCAGGAAATCCCCTCTCTATGAGAGCTGGGTTTTCTGTTCTTCATTTTCTTTTAAGGTATCCCTCCATTTACACATCGATGAGAGAGCTATTAAAAGATTTTCAAAAAGAATGGCAAAGAAAAAAACTTCCTTACACTCTCAGCGTGTTTTCCACCATGTTTTCTGTTTTTTATACATCAAAAGAGGTTGACAACTTCCATGATGCTCAACAACAGGATATACAAGCCTTTCAAAAGATTTATAAAAAACTTCTAGAAAATGGCATTCTTTTTCCTCCTTCTTGCTTTGAAGGGTGTTTTCTCTCTATGAAACACAAGGCAAAAGATCTTGAAAAAATCATTGAAATATTTTGTGACAATGTCAAGAATATTCTGTAA
- a CDS encoding 3-methyl-2-oxobutanoate dehydrogenase subunit VorB, whose product MNKVLMKGNEAMAEGAIRAGCRYYFGYPITPQNEVPAYFAKRMPEVGGVFVQAESETASINMVYGAAAAGARVMTTTSSPGYSLMQEGVSYLAGSRLPCVLANVQRGGPGLGNIAASQADYFQATKGGGHGDYHLIVLAPASAQEMMDFTMLAFELSDTYRVPALILSDGIVGQMVEPVELRDFVEKIPEKPWALTGARGRKPNVIRSLWLDDEGVPLNNEWLQTTYETIRQKEVRWETFMAEDAEYLVVAYGSTSRTAKSAILLARQEGIKVGLIRPITLWPFPYQILSSLSLQVKGILVCEMSAGQMVEDVALAVDNTPLYFAGELGGRMFTDIKIQDKIHQMVNGGLQQWQPR is encoded by the coding sequence ATGAATAAAGTGTTAATGAAAGGAAACGAAGCTATGGCAGAAGGGGCTATCCGGGCCGGCTGCCGTTACTATTTTGGATATCCCATCACCCCTCAAAATGAAGTTCCAGCTTATTTTGCGAAGCGGATGCCTGAAGTGGGGGGAGTTTTTGTTCAGGCCGAGAGTGAAACAGCCTCGATTAACATGGTGTACGGAGCAGCTGCTGCCGGTGCCAGGGTGATGACAACCACCTCCTCTCCCGGGTATAGTCTCATGCAGGAGGGTGTGTCGTACCTCGCAGGCTCCAGACTTCCCTGTGTCCTGGCAAACGTTCAGCGTGGTGGTCCAGGACTAGGAAATATTGCAGCCTCTCAGGCAGACTACTTTCAGGCAACCAAGGGAGGCGGACATGGTGATTACCATCTTATTGTTCTTGCTCCCGCTTCAGCGCAGGAGATGATGGACTTTACCATGCTGGCTTTTGAACTTTCGGACACGTATCGGGTACCAGCACTCATTCTCTCTGACGGTATCGTGGGACAGATGGTAGAACCCGTAGAGCTTCGGGATTTCGTGGAGAAAATACCAGAGAAGCCCTGGGCACTCACAGGAGCCCGGGGGAGAAAACCCAACGTTATCCGTTCACTCTGGCTCGATGATGAGGGTGTTCCCCTAAATAACGAGTGGCTCCAGACAACCTACGAAACCATCCGTCAGAAAGAGGTTCGCTGGGAAACCTTCATGGCAGAGGATGCCGAGTATCTCGTGGTTGCCTACGGGAGCACCAGTCGTACTGCCAAATCAGCTATACTCCTTGCCAGACAAGAAGGTATCAAAGTGGGACTTATCCGCCCTATTACCCTCTGGCCCTTCCCTTACCAGATTCTGAGTTCTCTCTCCCTCCAGGTGAAAGGGATTCTCGTCTGTGAGATGAGTGCCGGACAGATGGTTGAAGACGTGGCGCTTGCCGTCGATAATACCCCGCTCTATTTTGCCGGAGAACTCGGTGGCAGAATGTTTACCGATATCAAAATCCAGGACAAGATCCATCAGATGGTAAATGGAGGATTACAACAATGGCAACCAAGATAA
- the hemB gene encoding porphobilinogen synthase: protein MFKRFRDRRKDPATRLKFQETFLSREDFILPLFIVSGRKRKEAIVSLKNISRMSIDYTIEYIKKLQEKGLRSILLFGVPDKKGIEQAYDEEGIIQTAIREIKQSLQNIEIITDVCLCSYTEDGHCHIGENDATCEILAKIALSHAKAGADVVAPSDMMDGRVYYIRKTLNEHGFVHIPILSYSAKYASNFYGPFREIAKSTPKYGDRKTYQLNYANVEEAMEEIEADIDEGATMIMIKPALSYLDIIHRAKERFTVPIYAYNVSGEYAAINFLVENHLAKEEIVYEVLLSIKRAGASKIVTYFTPWILEELDEYQSL from the coding sequence GGAAACCTTTCTCTCACGAGAAGATTTTATTCTTCCCCTTTTCATCGTTTCCGGTAGAAAACGAAAAGAGGCTATTGTTTCTCTGAAAAATATCTCCCGCATGAGTATTGACTACACGATCGAGTATATCAAAAAACTCCAAGAAAAAGGGCTTCGTTCTATCCTTCTCTTTGGGGTACCAGATAAAAAAGGTATAGAACAGGCCTATGATGAAGAGGGGATTATTCAGACTGCCATCCGAGAAATAAAACAATCTCTCCAAAACATTGAGATTATCACTGATGTCTGTCTTTGCTCTTACACGGAAGATGGTCACTGTCACATTGGTGAAAACGATGCAACATGTGAAATCCTGGCAAAAATAGCCCTCTCTCATGCAAAAGCCGGTGCAGATGTTGTAGCGCCCTCAGACATGATGGATGGAAGAGTCTACTACATCCGAAAAACCCTTAACGAACATGGTTTTGTCCACATTCCTATCCTTTCTTATAGTGCCAAATATGCCTCAAACTTTTATGGTCCTTTTAGGGAAATAGCAAAATCAACCCCCAAATATGGTGATAGAAAAACCTACCAATTGAACTACGCAAATGTAGAAGAAGCCATGGAAGAGATTGAGGCAGACATTGATGAAGGGGCTACGATGATCATGATTAAACCTGCTCTCAGTTATCTTGATATTATCCATCGAGCAAAAGAACGTTTTACAGTCCCTATTTACGCTTATAACGTCTCTGGAGAATACGCTGCTATCAACTTTCTCGTGGAAAATCATCTCGCCAAAGAAGAAATAGTGTACGAAGTGCTTCTTTCCATAAAACGGGCAGGAGCTTCAAAAATCGTGACTTACTTTACACCCTGGATACTGGAGGAACTCGATGAATACCAATCTTTATAG
- the bioB gene encoding biotin synthase BioB: MNQDILRSYKILDGEDLSMTEILALSKIGGEDLLDLVSLSYKVQKKYSPSIHLCTISNAKSGLCSENCSFCAQSSFHHTDIATYPLLSFKEIFQQAEKAYQNGIRHFGIVTSGYGYQKVNEEFQTILHIIEKVKKDFPDMEICASLGVLSEETAELLVRAGIVEYNHNLQVNPEKYSTLISSTHSINERIQTIKILKKYPVRVCSGGILGVGETMEDRIKLAFLLKNLNVDIIPLNVLIPIKGTKLEGQQKISPLEVVKTFALFRLIVKDKVIKFAAGRETIMKDFQGLIMLAGANGFLTGGYLTTKGRRSEDDKEFLEALYEFQE; encoded by the coding sequence GTGAACCAAGATATCCTCAGATCTTACAAAATTCTCGACGGTGAAGACCTTTCCATGACAGAAATCCTTGCTCTCAGTAAAATCGGAGGAGAAGATCTCCTTGATCTGGTAAGTCTCTCATACAAAGTCCAGAAAAAATACTCGCCTTCAATCCACCTCTGTACGATTTCCAACGCAAAATCGGGTCTCTGTAGTGAGAATTGTAGTTTTTGTGCCCAGTCCTCTTTTCACCACACCGACATTGCAACCTATCCTTTACTGTCTTTCAAAGAAATTTTCCAACAGGCTGAAAAGGCGTATCAAAACGGTATCCGACATTTTGGAATCGTTACTAGCGGGTATGGCTACCAAAAAGTAAACGAAGAATTTCAAACAATCCTCCACATCATAGAAAAGGTAAAAAAAGATTTTCCCGACATGGAGATTTGCGCTTCCCTTGGGGTATTGAGTGAAGAAACGGCAGAACTTCTTGTAAGAGCTGGCATTGTCGAGTATAACCATAATCTCCAGGTAAATCCCGAAAAATATTCAACCCTTATTTCCTCGACTCACTCTATCAATGAGAGAATACAAACCATAAAAATTCTAAAAAAATATCCTGTTAGAGTTTGTTCGGGAGGGATTCTCGGAGTAGGAGAAACCATGGAAGATCGAATCAAACTTGCCTTTCTTTTGAAAAATCTCAATGTTGACATCATCCCCCTCAATGTTCTTATCCCCATAAAGGGAACAAAGCTCGAAGGACAACAAAAAATCTCTCCCCTGGAAGTTGTAAAAACCTTTGCTCTTTTCAGACTCATTGTAAAAGACAAGGTGATAAAATTTGCCGCAGGAAGAGAAACCATCATGAAAGACTTTCAGGGGCTCATCATGCTCGCTGGCGCCAATGGTTTTCTTACAGGTGGTTACCTCACAACAAAAGGAAGACGTTCCGAAGACGATAAAGAATTTTTAGAAGCTCTGTATGAATTTCAAGAGTAA
- a CDS encoding 4Fe-4S dicluster domain-containing protein, translated as MAGKFRVNILKDRCKGCDLCVVECPVKILVKGTNLNIRGLLYVTVTDSSLCIGCRRCATVCPDVAIVIEQEEEQ; from the coding sequence ATGGCGGGAAAATTCCGTGTAAACATTCTCAAAGACCGATGTAAAGGGTGCGATCTTTGCGTCGTTGAATGCCCGGTCAAAATCCTTGTCAAAGGAACAAATCTCAATATTCGTGGGCTTTTGTATGTGACGGTCACTGATTCTTCCCTCTGTATAGGATGTCGGCGTTGTGCCACCGTATGTCCTGATGTTGCTATTGTCATAGAACAAGAGGAGGAACAATAA
- a CDS encoding thiamine pyrophosphate-dependent enzyme: MATKIIFDKPKSMKDVPMHYCPGCGHGVVHRLICEAIDELNLREKAIGVAPVGCAVLAYDYWDFDVSEAAHGRAAAVATGIKRVWPDRLVISYQGDGDLASIGMGETIHTANRGENITVIFINNANYGMTGGQMAPTTLVGQKTPTTPMGREPSSTGFPIKMAELIASFPAVRYSVRTTVADFKGVVQTKMAIKKAFELQMKGEGYTFVEILSNCNTNWEMSPVDANRFILETMVQTFPLGTFKDERYV, from the coding sequence ATGGCAACCAAGATAATTTTTGATAAACCAAAAAGCATGAAAGATGTTCCCATGCACTACTGCCCTGGCTGTGGGCATGGGGTCGTTCATCGTCTGATCTGTGAAGCGATTGATGAATTAAACCTCAGAGAAAAAGCCATAGGGGTAGCACCGGTAGGGTGTGCGGTACTTGCCTACGATTACTGGGATTTTGACGTCAGTGAGGCTGCCCATGGGCGAGCCGCTGCTGTGGCCACGGGTATCAAAAGGGTATGGCCTGACAGGCTTGTCATCAGCTATCAGGGAGATGGTGATCTCGCCTCGATAGGAATGGGAGAAACCATCCACACCGCCAATCGTGGAGAAAATATCACCGTGATTTTCATCAACAATGCCAACTATGGTATGACAGGGGGTCAGATGGCTCCCACTACCCTTGTAGGACAAAAGACACCAACAACTCCTATGGGAAGAGAACCCAGCAGTACAGGTTTTCCCATCAAGATGGCAGAACTCATTGCATCCTTTCCTGCCGTACGATACTCCGTTCGAACAACAGTAGCTGACTTCAAAGGGGTCGTTCAGACCAAAATGGCCATCAAAAAGGCTTTTGAGCTCCAGATGAAAGGAGAAGGGTATACCTTCGTGGAAATACTCTCCAACTGTAACACCAACTGGGAGATGAGTCCTGTAGATGCCAATCGTTTTATCCTCGAGACAATGGTACAGACCTTCCCCCTTGGAACATTCAAAGACGAGAGGTACGTATGA